In Synergistota bacterium, a genomic segment contains:
- the tadA gene encoding tRNA adenosine(34) deaminase TadA gives MDVLNIDEYFMRIALEEARKAADEDEVPVGAVGVIGDEIVARAHNRREQLQDPLAHAELFVIREAALRLRSWRLVDLVIYVTLEPCPMCAGAMVQARIKRLVYGLADPRSGAAGSVMNILQHESLNHSVEVKGGILAEESRELLRAFFSRKRNK, from the coding sequence ATGGATGTCTTAAATATAGACGAGTACTTTATGAGAATTGCGCTTGAGGAAGCGAGAAAAGCGGCAGATGAGGATGAGGTTCCAGTAGGAGCGGTTGGAGTTATAGGAGATGAGATTGTAGCCAGAGCTCACAATAGGCGAGAGCAGTTGCAGGATCCCTTAGCGCATGCTGAGCTTTTTGTGATAAGGGAAGCTGCTTTAAGGCTAAGAAGCTGGCGTTTGGTTGACCTTGTTATTTATGTTACGCTTGAACCTTGTCCAATGTGTGCGGGTGCGATGGTTCAGGCGAGGATAAAGCGTCTGGTATATGGATTGGCGGATCCTCGTTCTGGAGCTGCAGGAAGCGTTATGAATATACTTCAACATGAGAGCCTGAATCACTCCGTTGAGGTAAAAGGAGGGATTCTGGCGGAGGAAAGCAGGGAGCTTTTAAGGGCTTTTTTCTCCAGAAAAAGGAATAAGTAG
- a CDS encoding acyl-CoA thioesterase, with the protein MPLEIEISLRVRYGETDKMGVVYYARYLDWFEVGRTELCRRAGLPYAELEKMGFFMPAVESWCRYKSPAFYDDLLTLRAKLEEITDYSVSFSYRVERGGKLIALGKTKHCFVDRNGRMIKVPKSFISLFGKEVNK; encoded by the coding sequence ATACCGTTGGAAATAGAGATAAGCTTGAGAGTTAGATATGGAGAGACCGACAAAATGGGTGTTGTTTACTATGCGAGATATCTGGATTGGTTTGAGGTCGGCAGAACCGAGCTGTGTAGGAGAGCGGGACTTCCCTATGCTGAGCTTGAAAAAATGGGGTTTTTCATGCCTGCAGTTGAAAGCTGGTGCCGTTATAAATCCCCAGCTTTTTATGATGATCTTTTGACGCTCAGAGCAAAGCTTGAGGAAATAACGGATTATTCGGTTTCGTTCTCTTATAGGGTTGAAAGAGGTGGTAAGCTGATAGCCCTTGGGAAAACTAAACACTGCTTTGTGGATAGAAATGGTAGGATGATTAAAGTTCCGAAAAGTTTTATATCTCTCTTTGGAAAGGAGGTAAATAAGTAG